The genome window AAGTTaaattacaactttttaaagttcttCAGTCTAATTGCTTTCTCATATAAAACTTAAAAggcttatttgaccttttttctGAAAGCTCAAGGGCATATTTGACCCTGCAACTCTTCAAGTGCAAGAAAATGCATACAATTCAAGATTAATCTGTATGGATCGGATAGTATCAACTACTAGTTGCACATTCAAAGAGCACCTGTGGAATCATGCATGTAAATCCGAGATACTAGCAGCATTTGCAACATAGTGCAATAAATGTGAAATTACACCAATCTATGAAACTTGGAACGATTTCTTCAGAAAAGTAAGTTCTCTGAAGACATGCAGTGCCAGTGGTGCTAAATTGATTCGACAAGTGTGGCAATGAAATTTGACAACTGCAGATTCAGCTCAAAACAATTGGAAAATAAAGACAAGACACTGAAATCTCAATACATATCAATCTGTGCACACACCTGACATGTCACCAGTGTCCAATAATGATCAGtaaagcaaataacaaaaaatgcCAGGACTAAAAGGCTTGTAACATGATATACAGGTAAAACAACACTTTTCATGTTAATCGTTCTGCACGTACAACTGCATACATCGTTGATCCATTCAGTGATTATGTATATGTAGCAAATAGCATTACAGTCTTACAGACTAACTAAAAGTTTTGATATTACAAAAgccgacaaaaaaaaaaaggattaccTTGGTCATATTCAGAGACATGCATATACAAGAAGTCATGCAGTTTCCATGGAACATGAGGGCTAGAGAGTTGCAAACAAACGTCAAGCAATTTGAATTCTCAGACCCCTCAGGGATCACCAATCCTCAGGATACATCCTTCATACCCAGACCATCGTCACAGTCCATTTCCAGCATTGTTGAGTGGACCAGTGACTATAAGAAAGAAACTTACATCAATTATCTTGGAAATCAATACATGCTCCAATAATCAGAGTGAAAGTTCATTATTTGCCCATGTAACATGACATAAATCTATGAAACATTTTGGTTCTAAGCCAGCTTCAAACCACACACAAAAATAGAAGCACACATGTTTCGCTATTTTAGTATTGTCTTACCTTTCATGAGAGATGATATTTTCATTAGCACAAGAGAGAAGAATTTCATGAAGAATAGATGGATACACAGTATGTTTGAAAAcaagtcatttaaaaaaaaaaaaaaacctattcaTTGAGAATgaacaaatatacaattaacAAAGGATATTAATGCAGTAAGGCAGTAAACTACTAGTATCTCATTTATGAAAAGATAGAGTCTCTACCTGCAGCTCCTGTTCAGAAGCTTTAAGTCTTTCACCACTGTCTCTTACATGGAGATAACTTTTGTACAACTGTACATAGCAAAGAATGAGAGTTCTCTATGTGCACCCAGTGAATAACAAACCATATATGTGGAATTACCTTAGACATTTGCAGCTGTCTCTGTGACCTAAGCTTCTTTACAGCCTTAAGTGAATCCTCTAGTTTCTGTAGTCACCAAACAATATGATGGAAGCAAAAGATGCATGCACTCTATATTAAAAAGCATGCTTAGAGAACTAAATGAACTGTAATGAAATAGTGGAAGAAATGCAAGACAAGCAGAAATCACAACATTACAGCAACAAATCTCAACCTGGAGTTTTTCCTGTAACTCCGATACCAGCTTCATCTTTTCCTGCACCCTTTCCTCTATCTGAGGTACCTGGAAAAACATTAAAGTGAACTTCAAACTGAGTTGCAAGAAAACTATTGTGTTTTAGTTCTGGTATTCCCTTCTCATAGAAAAGGCCAAACAGGATACACATAATCAAGGATAACATACATAGATGGAgccaaatcaaaatcaaaatcaaacccTTGTACTTAATTGGTTCAATCATTTCAAGGACTAGCAATCTTAACCACCAGTAGCATGATGTTAGACTACAGATTCATTCAGGAACCTATCCATATTAGCTCAAATAAGCACTTCATGTAAGGATTAAGTTGAAGCACTTCAAAAATCTCTCCAGTATAAGCACTAAGGTAACATATACCTCATGTTGAAGTTCTTCAAGCATTCTATTTGAAACCTCCAGTTGTTTTTCAGCCTGAATAAAGgtacgaatatatatattaattacctaAGTATGCTAAACTGCGCATAGTAAAAGCAGGAAGTTGTTTGAAACTACAATAAACATACCTGATCATGATTATTTTCACTTGATTCAGCCGACTGATCTCTATTATTGCGGTGACCTAAATTAGACCTGCTTAAAATTTAGTTATCAAAATAAGATACtttattctaaattttttacaaataaatttGCCAAAAGCTCCTATAACTTTGTGAAAAGAAATACCACTTATTATTGTGATAATCAGTTGCACCAAAACAAATGTGCAAAAGGGTATCATACCCATTAGGTAACTTCGAAATTAGATCCCTGTCTCTGTTTTCATGATTATCATCATACTTTTGCCTCTTTCTACGTTGATCTCTGTATCTTTCAGAACTGTCACCATGATTACTTTGATATTCTCGTTGAAAATCCACCATGTCTCTTCTGTAGTCTTGAGATCTATCTCTATCCACATTATAATCTCTTTCTCGGTCCTGATTATGTATTCGTTGGTATCCTCTATTGTTATGAGTGCGGTCTCGAGACCGATCCTTATGTCCATCCCTAAGTctatcataatcataatcaccTTCTATGTCCCAGCCGTCTTTATCACTATCCAACCCTCTCTTAGTGTGATGATGAAAACTCTGAGGACCAAAATTTGGCCTGCCACCTCTGGTCTTGACTTCATTTACTCTTACAGACCTTCCATCAATGGTCTAGGAAAAGTTCAAGAATGAATGAATTGAAgagaaataatattttaaaaaaaaaattactcagaTAAACcaacaataattaaaatattaaggaaTAATCAGTAGTCAAACAGACATAAAGATATACCTTTCCATCCATATCATTGATAGCCTGTTGGGCAGATCGAGGATTTCCGAAGGTGACGAATCCATAACATTTTCCCCTAACATTATGGTCATTAATTATCTGGAAATCAAAGACGTAAAATGCATTTAACAGGATATATCttgcatataaatattaaataaacagAAAGAGTTATGGAAGACAAATAGATCATACATGGTTTTtacaaccaaaaacacaaaatatgcAAATGGCCACTCTCCAGAAATGGGTTTAAACCAATCACAGTAATAAACCGAATTGGCTCTTGAATAACTACTACTACCACAATTAAAGTAATAAGCTAATTCATTTATACAAAGAAATTGAATAAATTAGTAGCTGGATAACAGATATACTTTTATAGCTAACAGCTTAGTTTACTTAACTATAAACATCAAACAACCAGACTTCTTACTATAACAGTAAGAACAGAACCTGAGTTTCACAGTTCAATCAAATAACAACCATGAAAACAGCCAAGCAGAGAGTAAACTCAGACTTTGAAGCTTCACCGTCTTCCCTAATACCATCACTAACCATTTCACTATTTCAGCCAATTGAAATGTAAAGAAAATTGCAGCTgatgaaataaagaaataaagagcAGTGGATTTAGAACATTGGCTTTGACGAGGAAAAGTGTGAAtttgaaaggaaaatgaaaagataattaaagttaattcaatagaatttaaaataaaaccCTAAAAATAAGGCTAAGCGTATGCGCGTGAGTGTATAGAGGAGAGCAAAGAGAGTGGGGGGACCTTGACGTCGACGACTGAACCGTATATATTGAAGACTTGCCGGAGAGTTTCTTCGGTGGCACTGTAGGGGAGGCCTCCAACGTAAATCGAGCTCTCGTCGTCAATCGTCATCTTCGCCGCTGCTACCACCGTCGCAAATTTCCTGTCTTAATTTTACTAgtttattgttttcaaaaaacaaataaaaaaattagtaaattactAGTTTATTGGGCCACACTGTAGCCCGAGTCCATCAAATCAATTTTGGGCTTTTCACATTTTTGGTTTTAAAAGGCTCGGAATTCTTCACTTGCCACGTACTTGATAACATGATGCCATGGCCCATGTGGAGTTGTAGACCATTTTATATACTTGTGTAATTCGATTCATTATGAAGTTCGTTATTGTTACTGTTTCTGGAACTTAAGAATGGTCATTGTGGTTGGGAAATGCAAAGTCAATGGGGGAGTTCTGTGGTCTTTAACTATTCTTGATTATTTAGTGTTGATTTAATATTCACCACAACCGCCACGAGTTATTAAATAGCACAAGCAATCATAATTGTTTGGCatctattatttaaaaaatggggTGTTCTTGAGTTAAGATAGACAGACTTAAATTGTCTACTCCCTCATTTTCTGTTTATTTTGAGAATGTCATGTAAATGCCAAACAATTATGACAGATCTAATACGTCTTGGTCATTCATcatcttgtagtgaatattaaATCAACACTAAATAATCATGGATAAATTGAGAACCACAAAAGTCTCCATTGCATTGAGAAGTGTGAAGATTTGACAATTAAGTGCTAGTGAACTTGGACGCCTCCAATACCTACTGACAAACACTAGGTGAACTCGACGTGGACCGAACAAGCTTAGAATTGGACCCTGGCCTCCCCCTGAACCGGAAGATTAAACGCCAACAATACCGCAACTCTGGGTGAACACAACGTGGACCATACAAGCTTGGACACACAAGGTGAATAAGACAAACTCCAAACTGGAAGACACAAATTCTTTACCAACGAAAGGGAAACATGCCCCAAACGACAATGAGCATAAAAAGGGAGGTGACAACAACAAAACAAGCAGCGAACTCCAACTCAACAAACTCATTAGCAAAGATGCAGATGTATCAGACTTATAGCCATATCTAGAAAAAAGAAACAGATCACAAGTACACAAAATTCAAACCTGAATATAATGTGTATGAGACAAAGTGATCgtgaaataaaaaatcaaagacaacacacaaaccaAGTCTAGATCCAAGGCAAACAAACTCAGGTGACCCAGGGGCAGTTGACCAAAACATTTTCTAGTAGTTGGAGATCAGAGCCTCACGCGTCGGCGCGTAGGAGAGTGTCAGTGGCGGGTGAGGCTCATGCGGGTGACGAAAATAGAGCGAAAAATTATAgtaaaggctctgataccatgttatgaAAGTAAAGAGAATGTTTCTGAATATGTTGTCTTATATTGTTattgatagggataaaatcccgATCTACGTAACCCAGTATGACTTTACCGGTCTATTTTAACCTACTGGTCTGTTGTTATGCGTTAACCCTGACCACCTGCCCGGTCTAGGCAGATCGGTCGAGTATGTCACCCGACCTACTTGGGTCGGGGTGCTAAACCCCCCGAGATTGCAGCTGATTTCGGTAACCGGGTGTCCCGACCTTGAACTAGGGAAAACTCGTTTGTATAGTCTTGACCCGTTCAGGGGCTTACACCTAGCTTTCGCCGTAGGACCGCGTTTATGACCGGTGCATGCTTGACATGAGTAGCACATGCTGCCGACCCGGAACCTGTCCCCGAGGTCACTTATAAAAAGCGCATTTAATGCTAGCAGAAGGACTTTTAGCTGTTTCTACTGTATAATAGTCAAAGAGACCGGAAACCTCTAACCCACTGTCACGCAGACTAGATTCTCCTAGGGTATACTGTACTGTACCCGTTCTAGTATTAATAAAGAGTATTTATATCCATATTTCAGTATATTACTCTATCAGTTATATAGAAAAGATAATACAAAGCTCTATATctctacactttttttttttaaaattcaattcacCAAGAACTTAAGGCTTATATAATTCATACAAAATAATTATCACGTACTCCTTCTATCACATTTTATCTGTCTCATTTATTATTCACTAGTCAAACTAATGTATTAATAAAGAGTATTTATATCCATATTTCAGTATATTACTCTATCAGTTATATAGAAAAGATAATACAAAGCTCTATATctctacactttttttttttaaattcaattcacCAAGAACTTAAGGCTTATATAATTCATACAAAATAATTATCACGTACTCCTTCTATCACATTTTATCTGTCTCATTTATTATTCACTAGTCaaactaattctttttttttttttgcttattttctttaatattttaaaattttattttttgtatttaatattatttttaatttattttttaaatatatcaattttatatactaatattaaacttgaTATTATGAAaacttgattttaaaaataatttcaagataatttttttcataCCAATATCCGCATTCTGAGAGATAAAACTAATCCCATCGAGTTTCGATTGTACTTCAAATCCCTCCGAGCCGACACCTTAATTTTGGTTTAAATATCCACATCTGATTAAACTTATATATATGGTGTATCTGCTCCATCTAAAAAGTGTTGGGCAATAGGATAAAATTGAAATGCGTTGCCTTTTCTTTAAAATACAACACGTACTGTAGCTAACTTATTAAGTGGCTTACCATGTTGATCTGATCCCAACTCAAGAAAAGAGGAAAAGGGGGCATATTGCATGCAACCTCAGCTCATTATTTACCCCATCATGATAAACCATCCACTCACTCGGATCTGATCCCTctcccatcatcatcatcaacactATAATCTTTTGCTAATGTCAAAAGTCTAATGATGGGGTTTTCATAAGCACAACGTGCAATGCTCATGATAGTACGTACAGTGATCTGATGATGAGAGCAAAAGGAATGTTGAAGATCTAAAGATAGGTGAAAAAGAGGGATAATTTGGTTAAAGATTGGTACTTTTTTATGTGTACAAATTCATGCCCCTCTCTTCCATTCCCTTTTTTGCTTGTGCTTTAATTTGCAGCACATATGATATGATaaccaattaattaagtgaCAAAATAGCTTTCAACCACTGGGGTCTAATCACCATAATTCtcacatttaaaaaagaaaaaaaaaaaattgatcttgAATATGCTGCATGCCCATCCATGGTGGGATCCAATCTCCAGACTCCAGCAACCAATCTTTTGTAGTTTTGTCTCCTTTctggaaaagaaattattaaagccaggaaaaaattaaaactagtCGTTCATCTTTAATTTCACTCGATTTTGTTATCATTGAGgggttgaaatttttttataaagctTCACTCCTTTTAAAACCATTATGAAAAAGAGTACCAACAAAGATCTTCACAGCATCTCAGCTCTTTTTAAGGTATCTGTGAGCTTGCATGCATTACTACCACAACTTTGTCTGGTTTTTCATCATGTTTTGGGACAAATTTTAGTCTCTCAATTTTGATTCTTGTACAATTATTGTACTACAATGTGTAAGTATGATAATCTTAATTATGATTAAACCCAATGATATGATATATAATGGTCCTATGGAAGTCTGTGGATTTTATGGTCTTCTCTCTAGATTTTATGCATATACTTAGTGATGACAGATTGATTCAAGAAATGAAGTGCATGTGTTCTCAAATTTTTAATAACTAATTACAAGATGATTCAAGAAATGAAGTGCATGTGTTCTCAAATTTTTAATAACTAATTACAAGACTAtataattccaaaaaaaaaaattgtcttagGTGTACGTTTATGGTACGTtccatatattaaattattgtttGTAATCATTTTTATAGCAAATGTCTCATATTCCATTCTTATTAAGTTTAGCAagtgctttcaaaaaaaaaaaagtttagcaAGTAGTGTAagccaaaaattattttatacttacatAATTTAAGgtgcacaataagtattacaaaataataataataataataataataataataataataataataatgtcctACTTCTtttgattggtaatttttcaatgGACCAGAGAGTAGTCTGGAatctatatatactagtatctgttttatattttctctatCTGTTACGTACCgtccaaagagtcaataccccaCCACCGGCGTTCGATCTTATGACCTTTCCTCAAGGAAAGTCAGAAGGGTGTCATCTGAGCATTAGGTGTTTGGATAGTCGGAGAGAGTTGAGTGTCAAAATTTGTGGTGGTTGACGAAATTTGGGTAGTGTTATACGGTGGTTGACGAAGGTAGGTGACTTAGGtagttttcacattttttttagcCGTGTAAAGATGTTATCCTTAGTTGTGTATTGTTTGGTTTATTCAAGGGCAAATGTTGTGtacttatgttaattttatttattaatgtatttGCAATTGTATAgagatttttgaaaaatattattcatatttttaatactatatatgtgtgtgggtGTGTCTGTCACACGATTTACTTGATTGTGTgggaggaaaagaaaaaaaataaaaaaatattagaaaaaagtGGACTCTTTAACACTAATTATCTGTCAACATATcataaagtataaaataaaacgAAAGTATgtgtaatgtaatttaaaattattttatggtaTATTGATGTAATAACTTTAATctatgtacttttttttttgaatggttAGGTTGGTCATGGTTGTATACTTACatgcttattttttttaaccatatatagtataaaatatTTCCATCATATTGTTGCTAGTAAACAACTCATGCAAGTGTCtaacatttacttttttttttcaaaaaaaaaacatttacttattattatataatattatccATAAGGAGTTTCAGATGTATGTATTAtaatccaaaaaaaagaaaaaaaaaaacatgactaAGATAATAGTTGTACTTAAACATTGACAGAATTTATGTTTAGAAAATGATGAGTTCATCACTAGGGATAACTTTagcattatattattctttaGGCTTATGGCTTATTGGTAAAACAACTCCCatcatttttactttttgagaattatatttgaactttttaaattttatactacCTTTAAAACTTGATCGTTACCATTTATTCAAATTTACCAtctagcctaaaaaaaaaacttagcaaTCACATTGATAACTTACTTGTCTATTAGTTAACAATAAACCTAATACCTTCGCATTAGCTATCTATGAAATATTGTGTCAAATccatattaatttgattttaaaaaaaaattaaaatcgtgcaaaaaatttcaaacttggtataaaataatcaaatttaaaaacttgatataattttttatgagGTACTCAATGCCGAAAAGAAACTTTGGAGATGATACTTTTTTaaggaaattaaaatgtttcactttttgtattttttttattgtctaGCATCCCTTGTTGATGCTATATTGCTATTATAAGTTAAAATGCCAACTAAATAAAGAAGCAATCATAATACCATGGACCATATATAGTCCATATTGTAAGTTGGACCACTGATATATATGTTCATTCTTAAtatactactaatttatttttagtgtactacccattcattttttttttgaatattcatttttagtatattacttaAAATAAACCTATAGTACATTAcgaatgaacattcaatatactaaaagtaaatatttattaGCAATCCACCTTCCGCTGTTGACTatgaatcaaaatataattttttatgaagaAGGTTGAACAATCAACACATTTTCAAAACATGATTTAATTTGGCATTTCCCTAGTAGGTAGAGTGGTAAGAAAAATGCTATGAAAAATGGATGAGAGTTTAGCGCAAATCTTTTTCTAAATGAATGATAGTTAtttacaacaacaataatataataataattaaaccattatagcTCTATATTATTTATAGTAGTAAACACAATGATAGAATTTTCTCATCACTTtctttataccatggaccatggtctatattGTAATGTAAAGTGTAAACCattaacaaatatattaatttttagtatagGAAATGCtcattgttattttattattacaagtTCAATTTTAATGTACTATATTAATTACTACctaaaataacattataatacattaaaaatgaccaCCAAGtatacttaaaataattatctattaaACCCAATGTGGTAGCttaagtggcaagtgagttctTTTTATGGGGAAGACTTCTGGGTTCAATTCCCGCAAGTGACGAAgtctttggtaaaattaataacattattttcctatttttcttAACACACAAAAATCTGAACATTATATTTGAACCAAAAGACAGtcctttatatgttttcctagtatatatatgtgtaggGAGTTAGCAGTCGTGGCAAAAACACACTCTCCAAAGTCCAACGAAACCATCACTTTGATCACTTCCCATATACCTTATCAGTTAGCGCACATACACTACTTCATTAGTTCGATCTAACAGTCAAAAAAACCAACTACCCATCCCACTCACCCTCCACCGGCCACTCACAAAATTTTCCGACAGGACTTCCGGCGAATAAACAACTCATGCAATCTGAACGCAATATATAAAGACTCAGATCCCATCTCATCTATCCGAGCTGCAAAAAGAAAAGCACTGAGTCTGATGTGATGAAACTGCTGGCCTGGCATGGTATCCCCTCGCCTCGATCTGTATATATGGAATCTTAGTTTCTTTACACcattattctttcttttcttttctttattccCCCTTTCATTTCGCTCTTCATTGTTTTTTGCGaacaaaattatactttttttatttaattaattaaacagtTTAACTAAAGCCTGCAAACATATATAACCATTTTCTGTACTGCACGCTTAAAGCCCTTCTCtactctcttttttctttctttccatcAAAGTTCTCTTTTCTTCTTGAAGGCTGTGATCCCTTGGTTTTTATATTcctttccttcttctttactCAGTCTATACATATAACTAAGGCAAGTTTCTTTAAAGCTTTCAAGtttcattatttcttttttctcgTAGTCTTAGTCTTGTACAGATAACATCTTAATAACATACTGACAATGAAATAGGACCAGTGGGAGATTAGTaatataaaaaaggaaaatgatagatGTTGTtgtgtataaattttattgtattaaaaaaatgtcagaATAACAAAGTAAACAGTAGCTCCCTATATTTTAATCAAAACAGGGAGTAGAAAGTGGGAGTAtatgtattacggagtattacttTATTAAAAACATGGGAACTTTAGCAGTCCCATAGTTGCAATGGTGTGTCCTGTCTAGTAAAACTGTTTTCTTATTACAACAAAGACATATGAAAAGTAATACAATTTTATCCAATATAAAGTGTGACGTCTTAGAATGCATACATATAGTGTTAGAAGTTGTGCAATGTGTGCCACACGGGTAGCTCATCAATTAATTTCTGAGTACTAGATTgtggcaatatatatatatataagtgcaaAATGTGCATGTGTTGGTTCCAATTAAgcttgctttaatttcttgattcCTCTATTATACTGTACGTACTCTTTGGTATTCTCAAACACTTACCCAAACACTTCCAAGACTCGCATTTTGTTGCACTGAACTGGTAAAGGGAAAAGGCTTCATTTTTGCTCTTTTGCTTGCTGTCACTGTTTTCAATTCAAGTagtccatatattatattttaaagtgacaaaaaaaattccttGTTTTTTCCCCAAAGTTAAATAAGTAGTATAATAACTTCTTTTGATGCCCCAAAAAGCTCACATCTTGGAGCATTTGAGTTGCCCCTTTTTAACACCTTTTCATGTTCACAGCACCCTTCATTTCCATCATAATTATTCTCGAATCTTTGAGGCATGCACTTTGGTAAACTACCTATCTATCTATCTAGCCCCCCTTCCTTTTATTACCTTCATTCAATTTTTAGCTTCAGATTTTGCATGAAAATCTAACCTAGccttacaacaacaacaactctGCATTTCAAGATCTAACCTTTAGATCATATACAGTACggcgtgtatatatatgcatatatttatatatagccTCCCTATATAGAGTAcctaaaacaaatataataataataataataatatataatgtttggTTTGTAGAGGCAGGGCTGCTGAGGTTCAGTTAATGATCGTCAGGGAATTGAAGAAGCATAGCATTCAAGTTGGTTGGCAAAGGATCAAAAGCTAAGTCGACAAAAAGATTACGTAATTCACAAGGTATTTTCTCTCCTTTATCTTTCTACAACATTTTACATTAGATTAGATTCTGTGTTACAATAATATTCACATTACAACAGTGCAATTTGAcgttttataatatatattatgttgtcaagcaccttgtgctcagatgaaaTGCAGTGACTCTCCaatatgagaggtcatgagattgagcttCAGTAGAGGCGTTGTTGATTCTGGGTAATGCTAACGGTTACTCAAGGATTCAATATGCTTctgaattaaatatttttttttgtttttttctcggattttctatttttttgaaaattttttcatTTAGTAGAGGTATTATAGTTAGTGTCTTCCACTAAAAAAACTTGGGGGGTTGGGGTGAGTCAAAGGAGTACAAGACAGAAAACCGTAAAAATTATTGCAGCAGGCCAGCAGCAATAAGTTTTAAACTTGGTGAGTGTGTTGGGATAGACATGCATTTACTTGTTTGAATTTAAGGATGGGGAATAGGGATTGAGGGGTCGGCTGGATGCAGACTTTTAAGAAGGGGGAGAGTAATAGCATGCAGTAGTGATATCATAACAATAAGGGCTATTTAGGGTTTGGTCAGTTCCAGACATAACTCAGGTTGTGTTTCGATGACAGTTGTAGAATGCAGAGTTTAGCCATGATGCATGTCTTATGGTTTACCTCATTCACCAAAGACTTCAAGAAAGCGTATGTGGGGACCCTCAGatgcaatataatttttttgaatagaTATATATAGGGTTTGGTTTGGGGGTGTGGATCGAGCCTAACAGTCGCAATGTGAGATTTACTCTCAATGCAGTAGACTCAACTCCTTATGTGTACCAAATACTGGTTCTCCCACCTAATGAACTTTAAGTTATAGTGATTTACTACCTCAAAAAATCTTGTTTGGCTGAGGTGTGGGAGTCTCACGACGAGGAATTTTGTTTATTGTGAGAATGGTTTGGGGGTGTGTGAAGTGTAGTGTGCGTACAATCTTAttctcatttctcatcattGCGATTGCGGTTTGGGTGTGTTTTGGCGTTTGGTTCTGGGGCGGCCATATCGTGAATATTGGGAATGGACAGATCGACGAGAAGGGAAGGGAATTTACAGCAAATATTCTTGAGTGTTTTTTC of Ipomoea triloba cultivar NCNSP0323 chromosome 3, ASM357664v1 contains these proteins:
- the LOC116011763 gene encoding uncharacterized protein DDB_G0284459, coding for MTIDDESSIYVGGLPYSATEETLRQVFNIYGSVVDVKIINDHNVRGKCYGFVTFGNPRSAQQAINDMDGKTIDGRSVRVNEVKTRGGRPNFGPQSFHHHTKRGLDSDKDGWDIEGDYDYDRLRDGHKDRSRDRTHNNRGYQRIHNQDRERDYNVDRDRSQDYRRDMVDFQREYQSNHGDSSERYRDQRRKRQKYDDNHENRDRDLISKLPNGSNLGHRNNRDQSAESSENNHDQAEKQLEVSNRMLEELQHEVPQIEERVQEKMKLVSELQEKLQKLEDSLKAVKKLRSQRQLQMSKLYKSYLHVRDSGERLKASEQELQSLVHSTMLEMDCDDGLGMKDVS